From the genome of Candidatus Acidiferrales bacterium:
TATGTCGCTCCCGATTATCTCGAATTTTATCTGTGGGAATGATGGCAGGATTTTTTCCGCAACGATCATCGCAACCGTGTAAGGCTCGTCACCCGTCGAACACGCGGCACTCCATATTTTCACCTTATTCGTGCCTTCTTGTTTGCGCTTCCTTGCCAGCTCAGGCAGTATTGTCTCCTCAAGTGCCTTAAATTGAGGCTCATTGCGGTAAAAGAAGGTTTCATTTATAGTGATCGAGTTGATAAGATGCGAGAGTTCGGCGGAGCTCTGTCCATTGGTCAGCGACCTGCAATAACCGTCGAAACTTTCCATGCCGAGCGCTGCAAGCCTGCGGCTTACTCTGCTTTCCAGAAGATATTTCTTGTTGTCGGCAAAGAATATCCCAG
Proteins encoded in this window:
- a CDS encoding CheR family methyltransferase, with translation MSYLSQTSIIPSQGEKLPDNIFRTLREFIYTRTGIFFADNKKYLLESRVSRRLAALGMESFDGYCRSLTNGQSSAELSHLINSITINETFFYRNEPQFKALEETILPELARKRKQEGTNKVKIWSAACSTGDEPYTVAMIVAEKILPSFPQIKFEIIGSDINTQTIDSAQRGIFKDYSIRNLPKNYLEKYFHKDGDKYILSEEIRKMVDFKQLNLFDK